TCTTGAAAACGGACTTGCTTACTGGGATATGCACCGCGTGATGGGTGGCGAAGGCGCCATGATCAAGTGGGTCAAGAAATCTCCGCCACTCGGTTTTACCGACCATGTCCACTTCACTCGCAAGGGTGCAGCTTACATGGGCGATCTGTTCTGTTCTTCGCTCCACATGTATTACGATTACTTCCAGTTCCGCGAAAGGCACAAGCTGAACGATTCGAAGCTTAAGGACATCCGAAAGTTCTCGGATAAAAAACAGGCTAGTGCTGACACGCCCAAAGTAATTGATTTGAACAAAGAAAAGCTAAATCCTTAAATACCGGAGGGGGTGTTAAGTGAAGAAAAAGCTTGCCGTCATTGCTGCCATACTTGGCATCGTTAGCATGGGATCCATGGTTTCTGCAAAGGACATGGAAATAACCCCAGGCTATTATGACGTTGACTTTACGAAATACGATTTTATCGATACGTCTTTGAATACCATCCAGTTCCCGCAAGGGAGCGCTAGTTTCGAGCCGTTCTTCAAGAAGCTCGACACGCTCGTTTTCGAGAACAGGGGCAAGGTGCGCATCCTCCACATTGGCGGTTCGCACTTGCAGGCAGACGTCATCTCGGGCCGCATCCGCGAACACTTGGTAAAGGAATATCCGGGTGCATCGGCAGGCCGCGGTTTCGTATTCCCGTATTCGGCAGCTAGGACAAACACCCCTGCAAGTTACGCTAGCTATTATAAAGGCATCTGGGACAAGAACAAGAACGTCCAGCACGAAATCACTAAACCGCTCGGACTCCTTGGCATTGCCATCAGCACTCGCGACCCGCGTGCCGAAATCACGCTCCTTTTGGACAAGTACAATACCGAACCGATTTGGGGCGAAACAAGTTTTAGAGTTTTCGGCTATAGCGACAGCAACGACGTCGAACCGGTGCTCCGCATCGATTCCATGGACGTCTTTGGAACGTTCGATGCCTCTAGCCAGAGCTACGTTTTCACGAGCCCGCGCCCGATTGACACCATCCAGATTGCGTTCCGCTGGGCAGATACGACCAAGCAGGCAGAAGTCGCCGCATTCATCACGGACTCGCTCTACAAGGATTCTGTGGCCCGCGCAGACTCGCTCGCCCGCGTCGCCGATTCTTTGCGCATGGATTCGCTCGGCATTACGCCTCCGGCAAGTTCCGCACAGCAAATGGCACAGGCAGTTGCCGCAGACTCGATGTTCCAGGGCGACTGCGAAGACGTTCTCGATACAAACTGCCTGAACCGCGATGAAGACTTGCAAGCCGCACTAGATTCTGCCGCTGCAGATACGGTTCCGCCTCGCCCGCACTTTACGCTCACGGGCATCTTGGCAGAAAACAATGCACCAGGCATCACGTACACGAACGTCGGCATCAACGGTGCGAAGGTTTCGAACTACTTTGAAGAGACATGCCCGCTCT
This is a stretch of genomic DNA from Fibrobacter sp. UWB13. It encodes these proteins:
- a CDS encoding GDSL-type esterase/lipase family protein, with the protein product MKKKLAVIAAILGIVSMGSMVSAKDMEITPGYYDVDFTKYDFIDTSLNTIQFPQGSASFEPFFKKLDTLVFENRGKVRILHIGGSHLQADVISGRIREHLVKEYPGASAGRGFVFPYSAARTNTPASYASYYKGIWDKNKNVQHEITKPLGLLGIAISTRDPRAEITLLLDKYNTEPIWGETSFRVFGYSDSNDVEPVLRIDSMDVFGTFDASSQSYVFTSPRPIDTIQIAFRWADTTKQAEVAAFITDSLYKDSVARADSLARVADSLRMDSLGITPPASSAQQMAQAVAADSMFQGDCEDVLDTNCLNRDEDLQAALDSAAADTVPPRPHFTLTGILAENNAPGITYTNVGINGAKVSNYFEETCPLFEKEMSYYKPDLVIFAIGINDANVDVFNDKAFREDYDMLIKRIRKVSPKTAFIFETNNDSYRKVRKKKYVQHPNGEVARKAFFMLADKHKAGVWDKFSIMGGLGSMAKWEKADLAKKDKVHFKTAGYQLLGDMFYKALMQAYFDHIASLPAEAPVVAQAKPAATPTPAPTPKTIPAASSVAPKTPTPSAKTASSTATASATAPAAAPANAKAAAAIQAKVAAPAPTAAPAKKEVAAKQPAEKTVAPPQMPKLAAAAHKDVPMPEVVKQTAQPAQPKIQIPLKPQAQAAESPTTPTPSATDSK